One genomic segment of Methanothermococcus okinawensis IH1 includes these proteins:
- the lysA gene encoding diaminopimelate decarboxylase, with product MKFLGNEMITVEDGILKIDGYNATELAKEYGTPLYVMSESQIVKNFTRYVEAFKEYTEKTGKEFIVGYAYKANSNLAITRLLSKLGCGADVVSGGELYTAKLSNVPSEKIVFNGNCKTKDEIIMGIEANIRSFNVDSISELILINETAKEMGKVANVAFRINPNVNPKTHPKISTGLKKNKFGLDVESGIAMKAIKMAKDMENVNIVGVHCHIGSQLTDITPFIEETRKVMDFVVELKKEGIKIKDVNLGGGLGIPYDKNTEIPTQKDLANAIINTMMEYKDKIELPNLILEPGRSLVATAGVLLGKVHHIKETPVAKWIMVDAGMNDMMRPAMYDAYHEITPCIIRNENKKEVVNIAGGLCESSDVFGKDRELPKIEVNDIVAILDVGAYGISMANNYNARGRPRMILTSEKGVYIIRERETYADLLSKDIVPNYLL from the coding sequence ATGAAATTTCTTGGAAATGAAATGATAACTGTTGAAGATGGTATTTTAAAGATAGATGGATACAATGCAACAGAGCTCGCAAAAGAGTATGGAACGCCACTTTATGTAATGAGTGAAAGTCAGATTGTTAAAAACTTTACAAGATATGTTGAAGCATTTAAAGAATATACCGAAAAAACAGGCAAAGAATTTATTGTAGGTTATGCATACAAGGCAAACTCAAACTTGGCAATTACAAGATTGTTATCAAAATTGGGATGTGGTGCAGATGTTGTAAGTGGAGGTGAGCTCTACACCGCAAAGCTTTCAAATGTTCCATCAGAAAAAATTGTATTCAATGGAAACTGCAAAACAAAAGACGAAATAATAATGGGTATTGAAGCAAATATAAGGTCATTCAATGTAGATAGCATAAGCGAATTGATATTAATAAATGAAACTGCAAAAGAAATGGGAAAAGTGGCAAATGTTGCATTTAGAATAAACCCTAATGTAAATCCAAAAACCCATCCAAAAATTTCAACAGGATTGAAAAAGAACAAATTTGGACTTGATGTCGAATCTGGAATTGCAATGAAAGCCATTAAAATGGCAAAAGATATGGAAAATGTAAATATTGTAGGGGTGCACTGTCATATAGGTTCTCAATTAACGGATATTACTCCATTTATTGAAGAGACAAGAAAAGTTATGGATTTTGTCGTTGAATTGAAAAAAGAAGGCATTAAAATAAAAGATGTTAATTTAGGTGGTGGATTGGGCATTCCTTATGACAAAAATACAGAAATTCCAACTCAAAAGGATTTGGCAAATGCTATAATAAATACAATGATGGAATATAAGGATAAAATCGAGCTCCCAAATTTAATACTTGAACCTGGAAGAAGCCTGGTAGCAACAGCAGGGGTATTACTTGGAAAAGTGCATCATATTAAAGAAACACCTGTTGCAAAATGGATAATGGTTGATGCTGGTATGAATGACATGATGAGACCTGCAATGTATGACGCCTACCATGAGATAACACCATGTATCATAAGAAATGAAAATAAGAAAGAAGTTGTGAATATTGCCGGTGGATTATGTGAGAGCTCAGATGTATTTGGAAAAGATAGGGAGCTCCCAAAAATAGAAGTAAATGATATAGTCGCCATATTGGATGTTGGGGCATACGGTATAAGCATGGCAAACAATTACAATGCAAGGGGCAGACCTAGAATGATTTTAACATCAGAAAAAGGTGTATATATTATTAGAGAAAGAGAAACCTATGCAGATTTGCTATCAAAAGATATTGTGCCTAATTATTTGCTGTAA
- a CDS encoding DUF1847 domain-containing protein: MQCAKCNEKSCAKGKNCYKEISEKAMKEYENDENLKIAKTSSYIEGTYYMKKTRLEEIIEFCKLMEYKKIGIAFCIGVENEAKTLDKILSKYFKTYSVCCKVCGISKDDLGLTKINPNNRESMCNPIAQAMILNEKNTDLNIMIGLCIGHDMLFQKYSRAPTTTFLVKDRVLAHNPAGVLYSKYYVKKKFHIE; encoded by the coding sequence ATGCAATGTGCAAAATGCAATGAAAAATCCTGTGCAAAAGGAAAGAATTGTTATAAAGAAATTAGTGAAAAGGCAATGAAAGAGTATGAAAATGATGAAAATTTAAAGATAGCAAAAACTTCATCCTACATCGAAGGAACATACTATATGAAAAAAACACGATTGGAAGAGATTATAGAATTTTGTAAATTGATGGAATATAAAAAGATTGGAATAGCTTTTTGTATTGGAGTGGAGAATGAAGCAAAAACTTTGGATAAAATCTTATCTAAATATTTTAAAACCTATTCCGTATGTTGCAAAGTCTGCGGGATTAGCAAAGATGATTTAGGCTTAACAAAAATAAATCCAAACAATAGAGAATCCATGTGTAATCCAATAGCTCAGGCAATGATTTTAAATGAAAAAAATACAGATTTAAATATTATGATAGGTTTATGTATCGGTCATGATATGTTATTTCAGAAATATTCAAGAGCTCCTACAACAACATTTTTAGTCAAGGATAGGGTTTTAGCACATAATCCCGCAGGAGTTCTATACAGTAAATACTATGTAAAAAAGAAATTTCATATAGAATAA
- a CDS encoding DUF166 domain-containing protein — protein sequence MDKRGICINIAIVSEGKYGDRATKVIGEKFNCNFLKINYTGDFEDIEIDRAQLDEMKKYDIIITYTINPDLTYTLINEISNINKKEKKNIFVIVGAWKGEGFKKQLESFGNVICPDLMCNLDEHILKDKIEKYPQLREFLKYFGKPIVEVYLDDNDIIKYIDVIREAPCGSSSDTLKEYIGKKYDKKTLINIGLRVQHFCRAGKLRVFTEKESKKSRAGRILVEGINLKKI from the coding sequence ATGGACAAACGAGGTATATGTATAAATATTGCCATTGTCTCAGAGGGAAAATATGGAGACAGAGCTACAAAAGTCATTGGAGAAAAGTTTAATTGCAATTTTTTAAAGATAAATTATACCGGAGATTTTGAAGATATTGAAATTGACAGAGCTCAGTTGGATGAGATGAAAAAATATGATATAATAATCACATATACCATAAATCCAGATTTAACATATACTCTTATAAACGAGATAAGCAATATCAACAAAAAAGAGAAAAAGAATATCTTCGTAATCGTGGGAGCATGGAAGGGAGAAGGATTTAAAAAACAGCTTGAAAGTTTTGGAAATGTAATTTGTCCAGATTTGATGTGCAATTTGGATGAACATATTTTAAAAGATAAAATTGAAAAATATCCCCAGTTGAGAGAGTTTCTAAAATATTTTGGAAAACCTATTGTTGAGGTATATCTTGATGATAATGATATAATAAAATATATAGATGTAATAAGGGAAGCTCCGTGTGGTTCGAGCTCCGATACATTGAAAGAATATATCGGAAAAAAATACGATAAAAAAACTTTAATAAATATTGGATTGAGGGTTCAGCATTTTTGCAGAGCCGGAAAACTAAGAGTTTTTACTGAAAAAGAAAGCAAAAAGAGTAGGGCGGGCAGAATATTAGTAGAGGGAATAAATTTAAAAAAGATTTAA
- a CDS encoding 2-oxoacid:ferredoxin oxidoreductase subunit gamma, producing MRKEIRLSGFGGQGIILSGVILGRGASLYDNKNAVQTQSYGPEARGGASKSEVVISDKEISFPKVIKPDILVCMSQPAFDKYGRDIKENGYVIVDKDLVSIPNDYINNFKIYQIPFTEIANKEVGLKIVANIVMLGALTKITNIVSKDAMEKAILDTVPKGTEKKNILAFEKGYNYIE from the coding sequence ATGAGGAAAGAAATTAGGTTGTCAGGTTTTGGAGGTCAAGGGATAATTTTATCAGGCGTAATTTTAGGAAGGGGGGCTTCACTTTACGATAATAAAAACGCAGTTCAAACCCAATCCTATGGACCTGAGGCAAGAGGGGGGGCAAGTAAATCAGAGGTCGTAATATCCGATAAGGAAATAAGCTTTCCAAAGGTAATAAAACCAGACATATTAGTTTGTATGTCCCAACCTGCCTTTGACAAATATGGGAGAGATATAAAAGAAAATGGATATGTAATTGTTGATAAAGACTTAGTTTCTATACCTAATGATTATATAAATAATTTTAAGATTTATCAAATTCCATTTACAGAAATTGCCAATAAAGAGGTTGGTTTAAAGATAGTTGCCAATATTGTAATGCTCGGAGCTCTTACAAAAATAACCAATATTGTTTCAAAAGATGCTATGGAAAAAGCAATATTGGATACAGTTCCTAAGGGCACTGAAAAAAAGAATATATTAGCTTTTGAAAAAGGTTATAACTATATTGAATAA
- a CDS encoding 2-oxoacid:ferredoxin oxidoreductase subunit beta, whose protein sequence is MHPAIKYMREDRLPHIFCPGCGNGIVLNCFINALEKLNMSSEDYIAISGIGCSSRLAGYLNCDSLHTTHGRPIAFATGVKVARNDKKVVVFTGDGDLSAIGGNHFIHGCRRNLDITVICVNNNIYGMTGGQYSPTTPHEKKATTAPYGNAENPMDLCKLAIAAGATHVERWTTAHPIQLSNAIKKGIEKKGFSFIEAISQCPTYYGRFNVSRNPAEMIKFFKENSITIKKVETENLSDEELKDKIIVGEFLDIEKPEFIEQINMLQK, encoded by the coding sequence ATGCATCCAGCAATAAAATATATGAGAGAGGACAGACTCCCACACATATTTTGTCCAGGTTGTGGAAATGGTATTGTATTGAACTGTTTTATAAATGCCCTTGAAAAATTGAATATGAGCTCCGAAGACTATATAGCAATATCTGGAATTGGATGTTCATCAAGGCTTGCAGGATATTTAAACTGTGATTCATTACATACAACACACGGGAGACCAATAGCATTTGCAACAGGGGTAAAGGTTGCTAGAAATGATAAAAAAGTCGTTGTATTTACAGGAGATGGTGATTTATCGGCTATTGGTGGAAATCACTTTATCCACGGTTGTAGGAGAAATTTGGATATAACGGTGATATGTGTAAATAACAACATATATGGAATGACAGGAGGTCAGTATTCACCAACTACACCGCATGAGAAAAAAGCCACCACTGCACCTTATGGAAATGCAGAAAACCCTATGGATTTATGTAAATTGGCCATTGCTGCGGGTGCCACCCATGTAGAAAGATGGACAACGGCACACCCTATTCAGTTATCAAATGCTATAAAAAAAGGAATAGAAAAAAAAGGATTTTCATTTATTGAGGCAATATCGCAATGTCCAACATACTATGGAAGATTTAATGTTTCGAGAAATCCTGCTGAAATGATTAAATTCTTTAAGGAAAATTCAATAACTATAAAAAAAGTTGAAACTGAAAATCTTTCAGATGAAGAATTAAAGGATAAAATTATTGTGGGAGAGTTTTTAGATATCGAAAAACCTGAATTTATAGAGCAAATAAATATGCTGCAAAAATAA
- the cdhD gene encoding CO dehydrogenase/acetyl-CoA synthase subunit delta produces MIYNDRFFGDSMDLDALIKIVEKVGRIEIDNIEVTADELVINIPSAPPLVIPQTPALKETLVETGISKELKIEIPEIDWEIPINKYKGHIREVQFGKPKSEGGRGKVVKIGGQKALYRFEEPQPNAPVVTFDIFDMPMPGLPKNVRQYFEDVMQDPAEWAKKCVKEFGADMITIHHISTDPKIKDTPVKDAAKLMEELLQAVDVPFVIGGSGDPKKDPLVLEACAEVAEGERCLLASANLDLDYKKVADAAMKYDHNVLSWTIMDPNMAKDLNRRLISHGLDGDRIVMDPTTCSLGYGSEFSINAMTRLRISGLKGDELVNMPMSSGTTNAIGAREAWMKNPKWGDRAYRLPLWEITTGLTMLLSGVDIFMMLHPVSITALKELGKTLTTKPGEIKINTDNYEWIKA; encoded by the coding sequence ATGATTTATAATGATAGATTTTTTGGTGATTCTATGGACCTTGATGCACTAATAAAAATAGTGGAAAAAGTAGGTAGAATAGAAATAGATAATATTGAAGTTACAGCAGATGAACTTGTAATAAATATACCTTCGGCACCACCATTAGTAATACCACAAACACCTGCATTAAAAGAAACACTTGTAGAAACTGGAATAAGCAAAGAATTAAAAATAGAAATTCCAGAGATAGATTGGGAAATACCAATAAATAAATATAAAGGACATATAAGGGAAGTTCAATTTGGAAAACCAAAATCCGAAGGAGGAAGAGGTAAAGTTGTAAAAATTGGTGGTCAAAAAGCATTATATAGATTTGAAGAACCACAACCAAACGCACCTGTGGTAACCTTTGATATATTCGATATGCCTATGCCGGGACTTCCAAAAAATGTTAGGCAGTATTTCGAGGATGTTATGCAAGACCCTGCTGAATGGGCTAAAAAATGTGTAAAAGAATTTGGAGCAGATATGATTACAATACACCACATATCAACAGACCCAAAAATTAAAGATACTCCTGTAAAAGATGCAGCTAAATTAATGGAAGAATTATTACAGGCAGTAGATGTTCCATTTGTTATTGGTGGTAGTGGAGACCCTAAAAAAGACCCTCTTGTGTTGGAAGCTTGTGCAGAGGTTGCAGAGGGAGAAAGATGCTTACTTGCATCGGCAAACCTTGATTTGGATTATAAAAAGGTTGCAGATGCTGCTATGAAATACGACCACAATGTGTTATCATGGACTATTATGGACCCAAATATGGCTAAGGACTTAAACAGAAGGTTAATATCTCATGGACTTGATGGAGACAGGATTGTAATGGACCCAACAACCTGTTCATTAGGATATGGTTCTGAATTCTCTATAAATGCCATGACAAGGTTAAGAATATCAGGGTTAAAAGGGGATGAGCTCGTAAATATGCCGATGTCATCAGGAACAACAAATGCTATTGGGGCAAGAGAAGCATGGATGAAAAACCCTAAATGGGGAGATAGAGCATATAGACTTCCATTATGGGAAATTACAACAGGTTTAACCATGCTTTTAAGTGGTGTAGATATATTCATGATGCTTCATCCTGTATCCATTACAGCATTAAAAGAACTTGGTAAAACACTAACAACAAAACCTGGGGAAATAAAAATAAATACCGACAATTACGAATGGATAAAGGCATAA
- the lysS gene encoding lysine--tRNA ligase → MHWADAMAKKIIKKREKQNPKKYLVASGITPSGHIHVGNARETLTADALYKGLINNGVEAELIFIADTYDPLRKVYPFLPAGYEKYVGMPLSEIPCPEECCKSYAEHFLKPFVDSLEDLGINLTLYKSDENYKKGLYDEKIILALENRDKIRDILNRYRKEPLPEDWYPLNVVCEKCGKLSTTKVINYNRENKTIEYVCSCGHKNTVKPFKGRGKLPWRVDWPARWSIFNVIAEPMGKDHGTSGGSYDTGVKIAREIYNYQAPEKIIYEWIQLKIGEKAVPMSSSSGVVFAVKDWVKICHPEILRFLLLRSKPTKHIDFDLKAIPNLVDDYEELERKYFELMKKREKGVELNENDMDKIRLYELSTPKIPDELPLQIPYRFCVIISQIAYDAEKGEINMDKVLEILKRNNYESIDSIKESDFERLKTRLYMARNWALNYGEVLKIIDLEKAKEIYNNELNEKQKEWIKTFGEKLREIEFDALSIHELIYNSAKEMELNPKEAFLASYKILLGKKYGPKLGSFLSSLDRDFVIGRYSLTK, encoded by the coding sequence TTGCATTGGGCTGACGCTATGGCTAAAAAAATAATAAAAAAAAGAGAGAAACAAAATCCTAAAAAATATCTTGTTGCAAGTGGTATTACTCCATCAGGGCATATACATGTAGGAAATGCAAGAGAAACACTTACAGCAGATGCACTTTATAAAGGACTAATAAATAATGGTGTAGAGGCTGAGCTCATATTTATTGCCGATACCTACGACCCACTCAGAAAGGTTTATCCTTTTTTGCCTGCGGGATATGAAAAGTATGTGGGTATGCCATTGAGTGAAATACCATGTCCTGAGGAATGCTGTAAAAGTTATGCAGAGCATTTTTTAAAACCATTTGTGGATAGTTTAGAGGATTTGGGTATTAATTTAACATTATACAAGTCTGATGAAAACTATAAAAAAGGACTTTACGATGAAAAGATAATATTAGCATTGGAAAATAGGGATAAAATAAGGGACATACTAAACAGATATAGAAAAGAGCCACTTCCAGAAGATTGGTATCCATTAAATGTAGTTTGTGAAAAATGCGGAAAATTAAGCACAACAAAGGTAATTAACTATAACAGAGAAAATAAAACTATTGAATATGTATGTTCCTGCGGACATAAAAACACGGTAAAGCCCTTTAAAGGTAGGGGAAAACTTCCTTGGAGAGTTGATTGGCCTGCAAGATGGAGTATATTCAATGTAATAGCAGAACCTATGGGTAAAGACCATGGAACATCTGGTGGTTCCTACGATACAGGGGTTAAAATTGCCAGAGAAATATACAATTATCAAGCACCTGAAAAAATAATTTATGAGTGGATTCAGTTAAAAATAGGAGAAAAAGCTGTTCCAATGTCTTCGTCATCTGGTGTGGTATTTGCAGTTAAAGACTGGGTAAAAATCTGCCATCCTGAAATTTTAAGGTTTTTACTTTTGAGAAGCAAGCCTACAAAACATATAGACTTTGATTTAAAGGCAATTCCTAATCTTGTAGATGACTACGAAGAACTGGAAAGAAAATATTTCGAGCTCATGAAAAAAAGAGAAAAAGGCGTTGAATTGAATGAAAATGATATGGATAAGATAAGGTTGTATGAGCTCTCAACACCAAAGATACCTGATGAGTTGCCTTTGCAGATACCGTATAGATTCTGCGTTATAATATCTCAGATAGCCTACGATGCTGAAAAAGGAGAAATTAATATGGATAAAGTGCTTGAAATCCTTAAAAGAAATAACTACGAATCCATTGATTCAATAAAAGAAAGTGATTTCGAACGATTGAAAACAAGATTATATATGGCTAGGAATTGGGCTTTAAATTATGGTGAAGTATTAAAAATAATAGATTTAGAAAAAGCAAAGGAAATATACAATAATGAATTAAATGAAAAACAGAAAGAATGGATAAAAACCTTTGGAGAGAAATTGAGAGAAATTGAATTCGATGCATTATCCATACACGAGTTAATATATAACAGTGCAAAGGAAATGGAATTAAATCCAAAAGAGGCATTTTTAGCATCGTATAAAATACTTCTTGGTAAAAAATATGGTCCTAAATTAGGAAGTTTTTTATCATCACTTGATAGGGATTTTGTAATTGGGCGATATTCCTTAACAAAATAA
- a CDS encoding transcription factor S has translation MVKFCPKCKNIMLPKDGKLVCTVCGYEEDLEQTDESYELKEKIESNKQEIVVIEDVNTLPTTRIECPKCGNMEAYWWLQQTRCADEPETRFYKCTKCGYTWREYD, from the coding sequence ATGGTAAAATTCTGTCCAAAATGTAAAAATATAATGCTTCCAAAAGATGGAAAACTGGTATGCACAGTATGTGGTTATGAAGAGGATTTAGAACAGACTGATGAATCATACGAATTAAAAGAAAAAATAGAATCAAATAAACAAGAAATTGTGGTAATTGAAGATGTGAATACCTTGCCAACTACAAGGATAGAATGTCCAAAATGTGGAAACATGGAAGCTTACTGGTGGTTGCAGCAAACAAGATGTGCTGATGAACCTGAAACAAGGTTTTATAAATGCACAAAATGTGGCTATACATGGAGAGAATACGACTAA
- a CDS encoding NUDIX domain-containing protein: MCKYKSPSLTVDGIVQIDDKILLIKRKNPPFKDFWAFPGGFVEYGETTENAVIREVQEETSLKTRIKHLLGVYSDPNRDPRGHTVSVVYVLEPIEGTIKGADDAKEAKLFKIEEVKNLNLAFDHKKIFEDYLNYLKLK, from the coding sequence ATGTGCAAATATAAATCACCATCATTAACTGTTGATGGCATAGTTCAGATTGACGATAAAATACTATTGATAAAAAGAAAAAATCCACCTTTTAAAGATTTTTGGGCATTTCCAGGAGGCTTTGTAGAGTATGGGGAGACCACAGAAAATGCTGTTATAAGGGAAGTTCAGGAAGAAACAAGTTTAAAAACTCGAATAAAACACCTTCTTGGAGTTTATTCAGACCCAAATAGAGACCCGAGGGGCCATACAGTTTCTGTTGTTTATGTGTTGGAACCTATTGAAGGAACTATCAAAGGAGCTGACGATGCCAAAGAGGCTAAATTATTTAAAATCGAAGAGGTTAAAAATTTAAATTTGGCATTTGACCATAAAAAAATATTTGAAGATTATTTAAATTACCTAAAATTAAAATGA
- the acsC gene encoding acetyl-CoA decarbonylase/synthase complex subunit gamma, giving the protein MAKVSAMDIYKLLPKTNCKKCGESSCMAFATKLQNKKAMVEQCPIMNTPKFEKNKKKLIEMLSPPVKEVWFGYPDKKCVMGGDEVMYRYELSFFNQTPLGIDISDNLSDEEIKNRAKYVEDFVFERTGEKLKLDFVAIRNASNDPEKFKKAIEIVQEATKLPIALCSLNPDNIEKALDVVKSKTMIYAATKDNFAELLKILIQKKESGKKFALVLSSDDIKTLKGMTKECVKYGIEDLVLDPHTTPENIAETLDKFVMIRRSAIEREDKLLGYPLLGLPINSYFYVLNGNNTLSKFIEESDKAAGIIEARTANALLNRYADAMILHGTEVWELMPILTLRQAIFTDPRKPQAVEPGLYPIGNPDENSPVIMTTNFSLTFYTVTGDFEKDNVKCWLLVLDTEGKAVDVSVAGGQYCGENAKNLIEETKIEEKVNHRIIILPGLAAPARGDIEEKTGWTCVIGTRDSSQVGEFLKKNWEKILNDWKAKNA; this is encoded by the coding sequence ATGGCAAAAGTAAGTGCTATGGATATTTACAAACTTCTTCCAAAAACAAACTGTAAAAAATGTGGTGAATCTTCCTGTATGGCTTTTGCAACAAAATTGCAAAATAAAAAAGCAATGGTTGAGCAATGCCCTATAATGAACACACCAAAATTTGAAAAAAATAAAAAGAAACTTATAGAGATGTTATCCCCACCTGTGAAAGAAGTTTGGTTTGGTTATCCAGATAAAAAATGCGTCATGGGTGGAGACGAGGTAATGTATAGATATGAGCTCTCATTCTTCAACCAAACTCCTCTTGGTATAGATATATCCGATAATTTATCCGATGAGGAAATAAAAAATAGGGCAAAATATGTTGAGGATTTTGTATTTGAAAGAACTGGGGAAAAATTAAAATTGGATTTTGTTGCCATAAGAAACGCATCCAATGACCCCGAAAAATTTAAAAAAGCTATTGAAATTGTTCAAGAAGCTACAAAATTGCCTATTGCATTGTGTTCTCTTAATCCAGATAATATTGAAAAGGCTTTGGATGTTGTTAAATCAAAAACTATGATATATGCCGCTACAAAGGATAATTTTGCAGAGCTCCTAAAAATACTAATACAAAAAAAAGAATCTGGAAAGAAATTTGCATTAGTTTTATCCTCAGATGATATAAAAACATTAAAGGGTATGACTAAGGAATGCGTTAAATATGGTATTGAAGATTTGGTTTTAGACCCCCATACAACACCTGAAAACATTGCAGAAACACTTGATAAGTTTGTAATGATAAGAAGAAGTGCAATAGAACGAGAGGATAAATTATTGGGCTATCCATTATTGGGGCTTCCTATAAACAGTTATTTCTATGTGCTAAATGGAAATAATACCCTAAGTAAGTTTATAGAAGAGTCTGATAAAGCAGCAGGGATTATTGAGGCTAGAACTGCAAATGCACTGTTAAATAGGTATGCCGATGCAATGATTCTACATGGAACAGAGGTATGGGAATTGATGCCTATATTAACTCTTAGACAGGCTATATTCACAGACCCAAGGAAACCTCAGGCAGTTGAACCTGGCTTATATCCAATAGGAAATCCTGATGAAAACAGTCCTGTAATTATGACTACGAACTTCTCATTGACATTCTATACTGTAACAGGAGATTTTGAAAAAGACAATGTTAAATGCTGGTTATTGGTGCTTGATACCGAAGGTAAAGCCGTGGATGTTTCAGTTGCTGGTGGTCAATACTGCGGTGAAAATGCTAAAAACCTAATCGAAGAAACTAAGATTGAGGAAAAAGTAAATCATAGGATAATTATACTACCTGGATTAGCAGCCCCTGCAAGAGGAGATATTGAAGAAAAAACAGGATGGACTTGTGTAATTGGAACAAGAGATTCTTCGCAAGTAGGGGAGTTTTTAAAGAAGAATTGGGAAAAGATATTGAATGATTGGAAAGCCAAAAATGCATAA
- a CDS encoding coenzyme F420-0:L-glutamate ligase — protein sequence MLKDKIVEKRKMEVIGLEIPIISGDEKLGLNYLADLISKYPIEDKDIIVIAETVISKLEGNILKKENITPSKEAIELAKRLDKSPEVVQVILDESNEIVKVGEKFIITETKHGFVCANSGVDESNSLNAIKPLPKDPDKSASELRKMIEEKTGKKIGVIINDSMGRPFRKGSCGVAIGVSGICTLWDRRGEEDLFGRPLHTTEVGIADELAATASVVMGQSNEGIPLVIIRNAPVPFVEGNGKDLIRKKEEDIFRQ from the coding sequence ATGCTAAAAGATAAAATCGTAGAAAAAAGAAAAATGGAAGTTATAGGTTTGGAGATACCAATAATCTCAGGAGATGAAAAGTTAGGTCTAAATTATCTCGCGGATTTAATTTCAAAATATCCAATAGAGGATAAAGATATAATAGTTATAGCGGAAACTGTTATATCAAAACTTGAAGGAAATATATTAAAAAAAGAGAACATAACACCATCCAAAGAGGCTATTGAACTTGCTAAAAGACTGGATAAATCTCCAGAGGTTGTGCAGGTTATACTTGATGAATCAAATGAAATAGTTAAAGTTGGTGAAAAATTTATTATCACTGAAACAAAACATGGTTTCGTATGTGCAAACAGCGGAGTTGATGAGAGTAATTCCCTTAATGCTATAAAACCCCTTCCAAAAGACCCAGATAAAAGTGCATCGGAGCTCCGAAAAATGATTGAAGAAAAAACGGGAAAAAAGATTGGAGTAATAATAAACGACAGTATGGGAAGACCATTTAGAAAAGGTTCTTGTGGTGTGGCAATAGGCGTAAGCGGGATATGTACATTGTGGGATAGGAGAGGAGAGGAAGATTTATTTGGAAGACCCCTTCATACAACAGAAGTAGGCATAGCAGATGAGCTCGCAGCTACTGCATCTGTTGTAATGGGACAGTCAAACGAAGGAATACCTCTTGTAATTATAAGAAATGCACCAGTTCCATTTGTTGAAGGAAATGGGAAGGATTTAATTAGAAAAAAGGAGGAAGATATATTTAGACAGTAA